From a single Streptomyces rubradiris genomic region:
- a CDS encoding zinc-binding dehydrogenase, translated as MVGCAVTTGVGAAVNTAGVRPSDTVLVLGCGGVGLNAIQGARLAGARRIIAADISDEKLEQTRVFGATDLINSARENLADRVRQLTDGRGVEIAIEAIGLPRTIESAYEVLARGGTAVVAGQVADGMRISIDPFVMSDQELSLIGSNYGSSKPDTDFPMLIDHYMNSRIDLDSLVTSVIGLQDINEAFDQMKRGIGIRSVITY; from the coding sequence TTGGTCGGATGCGCCGTCACGACCGGCGTCGGCGCGGCCGTCAACACCGCCGGCGTGCGGCCGAGCGACACCGTGCTGGTCCTCGGCTGCGGAGGCGTCGGGCTGAACGCGATCCAGGGGGCCCGGCTCGCCGGCGCCCGGAGGATCATCGCTGCGGACATCTCCGACGAGAAGCTCGAGCAGACACGCGTCTTCGGTGCGACCGACTTGATCAACAGCGCCCGCGAGAATCTCGCCGACAGGGTGCGGCAACTCACCGACGGACGCGGCGTGGAGATCGCCATCGAGGCCATCGGGCTGCCCCGCACCATCGAGTCGGCCTACGAGGTCCTGGCCCGAGGCGGCACGGCGGTAGTCGCCGGGCAAGTGGCGGACGGCATGAGGATCTCCATCGACCCGTTCGTCATGTCCGATCAGGAACTGTCGCTCATCGGTTCGAACTACGGCTCCAGCAAGCCGGACACCGATTTCCCCATGCTGATCGACCACTACATGAACAGCCGCATCGACCTGGACTCCCTCGTGACGAGCGTGATCGGTCTCCAGGACATCAACGAGGCGTTCGACCAGATGAAGCGCGGCATCGGCATCCGCTCGGTGATCACGTACTGA
- a CDS encoding aspartate aminotransferase family protein, whose product MALESSRSAFERARRSVGGGVGSGLRAAMPPHPLFVREARGAYVWDLDGDRYVDYVMAWGPLVLGHGDPRVVSAVSEVAAKMQVVGTGHPLEYLAAEAVLEAVPHGERLLWSNTGTEAVQVALRLARAATGRRRVLKFAKSYHGWHDTVYAGMSEDDCDRPATPGGPGQSASVLDDLVVARFNDVQLAERLLSESAERDIAAVLVDPVMSNAGVEVPSPQFLSTLRTLCDRHGVVLVFDEVIAGFRIARGGAAEKYGVLPDLSVFGKAMAGGFTQSAVVGRAELVDQVTAGVVHAGTFNANPVALAAVTATMRVLADPSVYELLERTSSEFEALVGGALGSSADFGRFNRVGSLLQYVPAGGATQLHGTSGLWTVILEEMLRQGFLFMPSGKVFISTAHTTADIEATAEALDRLLRRL is encoded by the coding sequence ATGGCCCTGGAATCATCACGCTCGGCTTTCGAGCGAGCCCGCCGCAGCGTCGGCGGGGGTGTGGGGTCGGGCCTGCGCGCCGCGATGCCTCCCCACCCGCTCTTCGTGCGTGAGGCGCGGGGCGCGTACGTCTGGGACCTGGACGGCGACCGGTACGTCGACTACGTGATGGCCTGGGGCCCGCTCGTCCTCGGTCACGGCGACCCGCGCGTGGTGTCCGCGGTGTCCGAGGTCGCGGCGAAGATGCAGGTCGTCGGCACTGGCCACCCGCTCGAGTATCTCGCTGCGGAAGCGGTTCTCGAGGCCGTGCCGCACGGCGAGCGACTGCTGTGGAGCAACACGGGGACCGAAGCGGTGCAGGTGGCGCTGCGCCTCGCGCGGGCCGCCACCGGGCGGCGCCGCGTCCTGAAGTTCGCCAAGAGCTACCACGGCTGGCACGACACCGTGTACGCCGGGATGTCCGAGGACGACTGCGACCGCCCCGCCACCCCCGGCGGACCGGGGCAGTCGGCCAGCGTGCTGGACGATCTGGTCGTGGCGCGCTTCAACGACGTACAGCTGGCCGAGCGCCTGCTGAGCGAGTCCGCCGAGCGCGACATCGCGGCCGTGCTGGTCGACCCGGTGATGAGCAACGCAGGCGTCGAAGTACCCTCACCGCAGTTTCTGTCGACGCTGCGAACCCTCTGCGACCGGCACGGTGTCGTCCTCGTCTTCGACGAGGTGATCGCCGGGTTCCGGATCGCACGGGGCGGGGCGGCCGAGAAGTACGGTGTGCTGCCCGACCTGTCCGTCTTCGGGAAGGCGATGGCCGGCGGCTTCACCCAGAGCGCCGTCGTCGGCCGGGCCGAACTGGTCGATCAGGTGACGGCCGGCGTCGTGCACGCCGGAACCTTCAACGCCAACCCGGTCGCACTGGCAGCCGTCACGGCGACGATGCGCGTCCTGGCCGATCCCTCGGTGTATGAGCTGCTCGAACGGACCTCGTCCGAGTTCGAAGCCCTCGTCGGCGGCGCCCTCGGTTCATCTGCCGACTTCGGCCGCTTCAACCGGGTCGGCTCGCTCCTCCAGTACGTCCCCGCCGGTGGAGCCACCCAACTCCACGGGACCAGCGGGCTCTGGACCGTGATCCTCGAAGAGATGCTGCGTCAAGGCTTCCTGTTCATGCCGTCCGGCAAGGTCTTCATCAGCACGGCACACACCACCGCCGACATCGAGGCGACAGCCGAGGCCCTCGACCGGCTGCTGCGGCGGCTGTGA
- a CDS encoding long-chain fatty acid--CoA ligase produces the protein MLEESARTHPDRDAIVLGTTRLTYAQVEAAANQVANLLVDRCIRPGDKVAISCPNVPYFPIVYYGILKAGAVVVPLNILLKSREIAYHLADSGAKAYFCFEGDAGLPMGTEGRAGFDETTGCEHFFLVTAGPEAESPIEGVETMGAALQGTATTFDSIATSGDDPAVLLYTSGTTGQAKGAELSHANLVLNALACNRLLENRPALDTHLVVLPLFHSFGATVQMNAGFSTASTLVLLPRFDARQAVSLMRQEDITFFAGVPTMWWGLLQALTEDVDVARIARNLRVGVSGGASLPAEIIKQVRERLGVRVLEGYGLSETSPVVTFSDPAREPRPGSIGVPIWGVEVKLVTPDWSEVEDDGTGSAIGEIAVKGHNVMKGYHGRPGATADAIRDGWFRTGDLARRDADGFYYVVDRAKDLIIRGGFNVYPREIEEVLMTHPAISLAAVVGVPHESHGEEIKAFVILDRGAEARPDELIAWGREQMAGYKYPRIVEIVQTLPMTSTGKILKRGLT, from the coding sequence ATGCTCGAGGAATCCGCCCGCACACACCCGGACCGGGACGCCATCGTCCTCGGCACGACGCGACTCACCTACGCTCAGGTCGAGGCAGCCGCCAACCAGGTCGCCAACCTTCTGGTCGACCGGTGCATCCGGCCCGGCGACAAGGTCGCGATCAGTTGCCCGAACGTGCCCTACTTCCCGATCGTCTACTACGGGATCCTCAAGGCCGGCGCCGTCGTCGTACCACTCAACATCCTGCTCAAGAGCCGGGAGATCGCCTATCACCTCGCCGACTCGGGGGCGAAGGCGTACTTCTGCTTCGAGGGTGACGCCGGCCTGCCGATGGGCACGGAGGGACGCGCCGGATTCGACGAGACCACGGGCTGCGAGCACTTCTTCCTCGTCACCGCCGGCCCCGAGGCGGAAAGCCCGATCGAGGGCGTCGAGACCATGGGCGCCGCGCTGCAGGGTACTGCGACGACGTTCGACAGTATCGCGACGTCGGGGGACGACCCGGCGGTGCTCCTCTACACGAGCGGTACGACAGGACAGGCGAAGGGCGCCGAACTCAGCCACGCCAACCTCGTTCTCAACGCCCTGGCGTGCAACCGGCTGCTGGAGAACCGGCCCGCCCTGGACACTCACCTGGTCGTGTTGCCGCTGTTCCACTCCTTCGGCGCGACCGTGCAGATGAACGCCGGCTTCTCGACGGCGAGCACCCTGGTGCTGCTGCCACGATTCGACGCCCGGCAGGCGGTGTCCCTGATGCGGCAGGAGGACATCACCTTCTTCGCGGGCGTCCCCACCATGTGGTGGGGCCTGCTGCAGGCGCTCACCGAGGACGTCGACGTCGCGCGGATCGCCCGGAACCTGCGCGTCGGTGTCTCCGGCGGTGCCTCGCTCCCTGCCGAGATCATCAAGCAGGTCAGGGAACGACTGGGCGTCCGGGTCCTGGAGGGCTACGGCCTCTCCGAGACCTCGCCGGTGGTGACCTTCAGCGATCCGGCGCGAGAGCCGCGGCCCGGCTCCATCGGCGTGCCCATCTGGGGCGTGGAGGTCAAGCTCGTCACGCCGGACTGGTCGGAGGTCGAGGACGACGGCACAGGGAGTGCCATCGGGGAGATCGCGGTCAAGGGCCACAACGTCATGAAGGGCTACCACGGCCGCCCCGGGGCCACCGCCGATGCCATCAGGGACGGCTGGTTCCGCACCGGTGACCTGGCCCGCAGGGACGCGGACGGCTTCTACTACGTCGTCGACCGGGCGAAGGACCTGATCATCCGTGGTGGCTTCAATGTGTACCCGCGCGAGATCGAGGAGGTCCTGATGACGCACCCCGCGATCAGCCTCGCCGCGGTCGTCGGCGTGCCGCACGAAAGCCACGGTGAGGAGATCAAGGCGTTCGTCATCCTCGACCGCGGCGCCGAGGCCCGTCCCGACGAGCTGATCGCCTGGGGCAGGGAGCAGATGGCCGGCTACAAGTACCCGCGCATCGTGGAGATCGTGCAGACCCTGCCGATGACGTCCACCGGGAAGATCCTCAAGCGCGGACTCACGTGA
- a CDS encoding class I adenylate-forming enzyme family protein codes for MARNPDGTALRFFDGALSAQEVDAASDALAAAFEARGTGRGDRVGVYLQNIPQYALVLLALWKLGATALGLNPMYRRQELRRIIDDSGAVGIVCADSDVHETLGTLAGSTVRWVVSTSALDYQSRNDPRVFMTTERHAAAPDGDLVALIGEFEGRSPSPVEPTRDDVAFLTYTSGTTGPPKGAMNTHGNVLSVVATCASWMGVGDGDVVLAVAPLFHITGAVVNATISLLTDTTLVLTGRFHPAVALDAFAEHGVTYTIGSITAYNALYELPQAGPEHFASVKALYSGGAPIPPATVERFQERFGVYLHNGYGMTETTSAVIAVPPGDRAPVHLPSGTLSIGKPLPHLTARVVDPHGDPVPSGEQGELELSGPQVVPGYWGKPEVTRQTMPDGRLRTGDVAVIDEEGWVYLVDRLKDQINVSGYKVWPREVEDALYEHPSVLEAAVVGQPDAYRGETVVAYVSLKAGLHATAEELIAFSRERLAAYKCPREIRFLADLPKTQSGKIRRAELRRIDVAGPIPPSKD; via the coding sequence GTGGCGAGGAACCCGGACGGCACAGCGCTCCGATTCTTCGACGGCGCTCTGTCCGCGCAGGAGGTGGACGCGGCGTCGGACGCCCTGGCTGCCGCGTTCGAGGCCCGCGGAACCGGCCGGGGTGATCGCGTCGGCGTGTACCTGCAGAACATCCCGCAGTACGCGCTGGTGCTGCTGGCCCTGTGGAAACTGGGGGCCACGGCACTGGGGCTCAATCCGATGTACCGGCGTCAGGAACTGCGCCGGATCATCGACGACTCCGGGGCGGTCGGGATTGTCTGTGCGGACTCGGACGTCCACGAGACGCTCGGCACGCTGGCGGGGAGCACGGTCCGATGGGTGGTCAGCACGTCGGCACTGGACTACCAGTCGAGGAACGATCCGCGGGTCTTCATGACGACGGAGCGCCACGCTGCGGCACCGGACGGCGACCTGGTGGCCCTGATCGGCGAGTTCGAGGGCCGCAGTCCCTCACCCGTGGAGCCGACCCGCGACGACGTCGCGTTCCTGACGTACACCTCGGGAACGACGGGGCCGCCGAAGGGTGCCATGAACACCCACGGCAACGTCCTGAGCGTGGTGGCGACGTGCGCGTCGTGGATGGGTGTGGGCGACGGGGACGTCGTGCTCGCCGTGGCCCCGCTGTTCCACATCACGGGCGCGGTGGTCAACGCCACGATCTCCCTGCTCACCGACACCACGCTCGTCCTCACGGGGCGGTTCCACCCCGCAGTGGCCCTGGACGCCTTCGCCGAGCACGGGGTGACCTACACCATCGGCTCCATCACCGCGTACAACGCCCTCTACGAGCTGCCGCAGGCCGGACCTGAGCACTTCGCGTCGGTGAAGGCCCTGTACTCCGGCGGCGCGCCGATCCCCCCGGCGACGGTCGAGCGGTTCCAGGAGCGATTCGGCGTCTACCTCCACAACGGCTACGGGATGACCGAGACGACGTCCGCCGTCATCGCCGTGCCTCCGGGGGACAGGGCCCCCGTGCATCTGCCGAGCGGCACGCTCTCCATCGGCAAGCCCCTGCCGCACCTCACCGCGCGCGTCGTGGACCCGCACGGTGACCCGGTGCCGAGCGGGGAACAGGGCGAACTGGAGTTGAGCGGGCCGCAGGTGGTGCCCGGGTACTGGGGCAAGCCCGAGGTCACCCGCCAGACGATGCCGGACGGCCGGCTCCGTACCGGTGATGTCGCCGTCATCGACGAGGAGGGCTGGGTCTACCTGGTGGACCGGCTCAAGGACCAGATCAACGTGTCCGGGTACAAGGTCTGGCCGCGTGAGGTGGAGGACGCTCTGTACGAGCACCCGTCGGTGCTGGAGGCAGCCGTCGTCGGGCAGCCGGACGCGTACCGCGGCGAGACCGTCGTCGCCTACGTCTCGCTCAAGGCGGGCCTGCACGCCACGGCAGAGGAGTTGATCGCCTTCTCCCGTGAGCGGCTGGCCGCTTACAAGTGCCCGCGTGAGATCCGTTTCCTCGCCGACCTGCCCAAGACGCAGAGCGGCAAGATCCGGCGTGCCGAGCTGCGCCGCATCGACGTCGCCGGGCCGATACCACCCTCCAAGGACTGA
- a CDS encoding acyl-CoA dehydrogenase family protein, translating to MTFPHLPPEIAELRERTRRFIREVVIDAEPAPGGRLDQTTRDRLQAAAKEAGVFAPLVPTEYGGWGLPIEHWSPILQEAGYSPIGPVALNCMAPDEGTCTCSTRSRP from the coding sequence ATGACTTTCCCTCACCTCCCGCCGGAGATCGCGGAGCTGCGTGAGCGCACTCGCCGGTTCATTCGCGAGGTCGTCATCGACGCCGAGCCCGCACCGGGCGGACGTCTCGACCAGACCACCCGTGACCGGCTGCAGGCCGCGGCGAAGGAGGCCGGTGTCTTCGCGCCACTCGTGCCGACGGAGTACGGCGGGTGGGGCCTGCCCATCGAGCACTGGTCACCGATCCTGCAGGAGGCCGGCTATTCGCCGATCGGTCCCGTGGCGCTCAACTGCATGGCACCCGACGAGGGGACATGCACGTGCTCAACCAGATCGCGACCGTGA
- a CDS encoding acyl-CoA dehydrogenase family protein yields the protein MHVLNQIATVRQKKRCLAPLAAGDVRSCFGMTEPHPGAGSDPAALRTTAVRADGGWIIDGHKRFTSGAVGAGFCVVMARTPAVDGSPEGATMFLVDMTNPGIRVGEAIHTVDRSIDGGHPHVHLEDCFVADDAVLGEVGLGFRYAQVRLGPARLTHCMRWLGLARRAHDIALDRAARRELFGGPIDSLGLAQHLIAESVIDIETSDAIITKTAALLHSDPKAGSAMSSVAKVHCSEAVFRVVDRAVQICGGDGVCDGLPLAQYLNEVRPFRIYDGSNETHRWAIARRASAGRSAAVQAGERYRGDAVVGRNGGS from the coding sequence ATGCACGTGCTCAACCAGATCGCGACCGTGAGGCAGAAGAAGCGCTGTCTCGCGCCTCTGGCGGCGGGGGACGTCCGGTCGTGCTTCGGCATGACCGAGCCCCATCCCGGAGCGGGGTCCGACCCGGCGGCGCTGCGGACCACGGCCGTGCGGGCCGACGGCGGCTGGATCATCGACGGCCACAAGCGGTTCACCAGCGGGGCTGTCGGTGCCGGGTTCTGCGTCGTGATGGCGCGGACGCCGGCCGTCGACGGCTCCCCCGAAGGGGCCACCATGTTCCTCGTCGACATGACGAACCCCGGAATCCGGGTCGGCGAGGCGATCCACACTGTCGACCGCTCCATCGACGGCGGTCACCCGCACGTCCACCTGGAGGACTGCTTCGTCGCCGACGACGCGGTGCTCGGCGAGGTGGGGCTGGGATTCCGGTACGCACAGGTACGGCTCGGACCTGCGCGCCTCACACACTGCATGCGGTGGCTGGGGCTGGCGCGGCGGGCGCACGACATCGCGCTGGACCGGGCCGCGCGGCGTGAGCTGTTCGGCGGCCCGATCGACTCGCTCGGCCTGGCACAGCACCTCATCGCCGAGTCGGTGATCGACATCGAGACCTCCGACGCGATCATCACCAAGACCGCGGCTCTGCTGCACAGTGACCCGAAGGCGGGTTCGGCGATGTCGTCGGTGGCGAAGGTGCACTGTTCGGAGGCGGTCTTCCGGGTGGTCGACCGTGCCGTCCAGATCTGCGGAGGGGACGGGGTCTGCGACGGGCTCCCACTGGCGCAGTACCTCAACGAGGTCCGCCCGTTCCGGATCTACGACGGCTCCAACGAGACCCACCGGTGGGCCATCGCCCGCCGGGCATCGGCCGGCCGCAGCGCGGCGGTCCAGGCCGGTGAGCGGTACCGGGGCGACGCTGTCGTGGGCCGGAACGGAGGCTCGTGA
- a CDS encoding phytanoyl-CoA dioxygenase family protein has translation MTTQKQRQTLTSVETDTPTDEILKLLTRDGGVIVKNFLTKEQMNRFNAEIEPPMQALRPGSTHENEMVAAFHGSNTKRLTNLVTHSATFRNEILEHSLVHEVCDRTFLPESGTYWMTTAQVIEIGPRSQAQMLHRDLENWFPFIGMGPDGPEVTLNFLIALTDFTEENGATRVIPGSNHWSDFEDRGTPEQTVPAIMNAGDALLFSGKTAHGGGANQTSDEYRRAVAFALNPGFLTGEEAYPFLVDREVAKTLSPRVQRILGFRSQYPTGSPGLWQVDYADLGDYLGL, from the coding sequence ATGACGACACAGAAGCAACGCCAGACCCTGACGTCGGTGGAGACCGACACGCCGACGGACGAGATCCTCAAGCTCCTGACCCGCGACGGAGGCGTCATCGTCAAGAACTTCCTGACGAAAGAGCAGATGAACCGCTTCAACGCCGAGATCGAGCCGCCGATGCAGGCGCTTCGCCCGGGCTCGACCCACGAGAACGAAATGGTGGCCGCGTTCCACGGCAGCAACACCAAGCGACTCACCAACCTGGTCACGCACAGCGCCACGTTCCGCAACGAGATCCTCGAACACTCCCTGGTCCACGAGGTCTGCGACCGGACCTTCCTCCCGGAGTCGGGCACGTACTGGATGACCACCGCGCAGGTGATCGAGATCGGCCCCCGCAGCCAGGCGCAGATGCTGCACAGGGACCTGGAGAACTGGTTCCCTTTCATCGGGATGGGGCCCGACGGTCCGGAGGTCACCCTCAACTTCCTGATCGCCCTGACCGACTTCACGGAGGAGAACGGCGCCACCCGAGTCATCCCCGGGAGCAACCACTGGAGCGACTTCGAGGACCGCGGGACTCCTGAGCAGACAGTTCCCGCGATCATGAACGCCGGAGACGCCCTTCTGTTCAGCGGCAAGACCGCGCACGGTGGCGGCGCGAACCAGACCAGCGACGAGTACCGGCGAGCCGTGGCCTTCGCCCTCAATCCGGGCTTCCTCACCGGCGAGGAGGCGTACCCCTTCCTGGTCGACAGGGAGGTCGCGAAGACGCTCTCGCCGCGTGTCCAACGCATACTCGGGTTCCGGTCCCAGTACCCGACGGGCTCTCCTGGCCTGTGGCAGGTCGACTACGCCGACCTGGGCGACTACCTCGGTCTCTGA
- a CDS encoding diacylglycerol/lipid kinase family protein, with the protein MDRTRKARSRAGLAARLLARFAVVAATAAVAVLLLALSGGGLLVVMAGILGLVVCAAGIWWLVARRGLVRLLGAFVAVGAPAGVLVFYARSGLWLIALISSLCWATAVTCGRTALHRARPPRSQRSVRARPPRRAVLIMNPKSGGGKVTRFDLVKRAERLGARVILLDPSVPVDVGGLAREAVEDGADLLGVAGGDGTQALVAAVAAEHGLPFLVISAGTRNHFAMDLGLDRADPARCLDALTDGEEIRVDLGDVSGRPFVNTVSFGVYADIVQSPEYRDDKTGTALKLMPDLLAREGAGRIDAWVDGTRLADQQALLISNNPYVSPDELSGGGRRPALDGGELGVIGIRVANAAQAAQLALWGSQAPGLTVTTARRVEVTAKGPQSPETGGGEEVQIPVAVDGEALWLRTPVVCSVRPRALRVLLPRDRPGAPPPAPPVDWRKLLALACGPVERTASGESRT; encoded by the coding sequence ATAGACAGGACACGAAAGGCACGGTCGCGGGCCGGGCTGGCAGCCCGGCTGCTCGCGCGGTTCGCCGTGGTGGCGGCAACCGCCGCCGTGGCGGTGCTGCTGCTCGCGCTGAGCGGGGGCGGACTGCTCGTGGTCATGGCCGGGATCCTCGGGCTCGTGGTCTGCGCCGCAGGCATCTGGTGGCTCGTGGCCCGGCGCGGTCTCGTGCGGCTGCTCGGCGCGTTCGTGGCCGTCGGGGCGCCGGCCGGAGTGCTCGTGTTCTACGCGCGGAGCGGTCTGTGGCTGATCGCGTTGATCTCCAGCCTGTGCTGGGCGACGGCGGTGACCTGCGGCCGCACGGCGCTGCACCGAGCGCGGCCGCCCCGGTCGCAGCGGTCCGTACGCGCACGTCCGCCGAGGCGGGCGGTGCTGATCATGAATCCGAAGTCGGGCGGTGGCAAGGTCACCCGCTTCGACCTCGTGAAGCGGGCGGAGCGACTGGGCGCGCGGGTGATCCTGCTGGACCCGTCAGTCCCGGTCGACGTGGGCGGACTGGCCCGAGAGGCCGTAGAAGACGGTGCCGACCTGCTCGGTGTCGCCGGTGGCGACGGTACTCAGGCGCTGGTCGCGGCCGTCGCCGCCGAACACGGACTGCCGTTCCTCGTGATCTCCGCGGGCACTCGCAATCACTTCGCCATGGATCTCGGCCTCGACCGCGCCGACCCGGCCCGCTGCCTCGATGCCCTGACCGACGGCGAGGAGATCCGGGTCGATCTCGGCGACGTCTCCGGCCGTCCCTTCGTCAACACGGTGTCCTTCGGCGTGTACGCGGACATCGTGCAGAGCCCCGAGTACCGCGACGACAAGACGGGCACCGCACTGAAGCTGATGCCGGACCTGCTGGCCAGGGAGGGCGCGGGACGGATCGACGCGTGGGTGGACGGTACCCGACTCGCGGACCAGCAGGCGCTGCTGATCAGCAACAACCCGTATGTCTCTCCCGACGAGCTGAGCGGCGGCGGGCGCCGGCCCGCGCTCGACGGCGGTGAGCTGGGTGTGATCGGGATCAGGGTGGCGAACGCCGCACAGGCGGCACAGCTGGCCCTGTGGGGCTCACAGGCGCCGGGACTCACCGTGACGACCGCGCGGCGGGTCGAGGTGACGGCCAAAGGCCCGCAGTCCCCGGAGACGGGGGGCGGCGAGGAGGTGCAGATTCCGGTGGCGGTCGACGGGGAGGCATTGTGGCTGCGCACACCGGTCGTGTGCTCGGTACGGCCCCGCGCGCTACGGGTGCTGCTGCCACGCGACCGCCCCGGCGCACCGCCACCAGCACCCCCGGTCGACTGGCGGAAACTGCTCGCCCTAGCGTGCGGTCCCGTCGAGCGCACAGCATCAGGCGAGAGCCGCACCTGA